One genomic region from Amia ocellicauda isolate fAmiCal2 chromosome 4, fAmiCal2.hap1, whole genome shotgun sequence encodes:
- the LOC136748361 gene encoding annexin A13 isoform X1, whose amino-acid sequence MGNAQPTIVEYPDFDVVADIKAIRKACKGLGTDEEAIIEILANRSCFQRLQIKQAYFDKYDDELVEVLKKELSGSFEKAVIAMLDSPVVFAAKELRRAMKGAGTDEDVLVEILCTRTNEELRAVKEAYQELFERDLEEDIEGDTSGDVRNLLITLLQADRDEGYEVNEEQAVEDATELFEAGEGRFGTDESTFSFILAKRNYLQLQATFKVYEQLSGTDIKDAIKNEASGTLRDCYMTLVRCAKNLQLYYARRLNSAMKGAGTDEDTLIRIIVGRSEIDLETIKDMYSEKYDVPLRDALCSECGGDFKRLLLQILH is encoded by the exons ATGGGCAACGCGCAG CCGACCATCGTGGAGTATCCTGACTTTGATGTCGTTGCTGACATTAAGGCGATCCGCAAAGCCTGCAAAGGGCTGG GCACCGATGAGGAGGCCATTATCGAGATCTTGGCAAACCGCTCTTGTTTCCAGCGGCTGCAGATTAAGCAGGCGTACTTTGACAAGTACGACGAT GAGCTGGTGGAGGTGCTGAAGAAGGAGCTGTCGGGCAGCTTTGAGAAAGCGGTCATTGCCATGCTGGACTCGCCCGTCGTCTTCGCTGCCAAGGAGCTGAGGAGGGCCATGAAGGGCGCTGGCACGGACGAGGACGTGCTGGTGGAGATTCTCTGCACCCGAACCAATGAG GAGCTAAGAGCTGTGAAGGAGGCCTACCAAGAGT TGTTCGAGCGCGACCTAGAGGAGGACATTGAGGGTGACACCAGTGGCGACGTGAGGAACCTGCTCATCACCCTCTTGCAG GCTGACCGGGATGAAGGCTATGAAGTGAACGAGGAGCAGGCTGTAGAAGATGCCACTGAGCTGTTTGAG GCAGGAGAGGGCCGCTTTGGCACAGATGAGTCAACCTTCAGCTTCATTCTGGCCAAGAGGAACTACCTGCAGCTGCAGGCCACCTTCAAGGTGTACGAGCAG CTCTCGGGGACGGACATCAAGGATGCCATTAAGAATGAAGCTTCAGGAACCCTAAGAGACTGCTACATGACTCTGG TCAGGTGTGCCAAGAACCTGCAGCTGTACTACGCACGCCGCCTGAACAGTGCCATGAAGGGGGCGGGCACCGACGAAGACACGCTGATCCGCATCATCGTGGGCCGCTCCGAG ATCGACCTGGAGACCATTAAGGACATGTACTCGGAGAAGTACGACGTGCCGCTGAGGGACGCTCTGTGCTCGGAGTGCGGTGGCGACTTCAAGAGGCTCCTGCTGCAGATCCTGCACTGA
- the LOC136748361 gene encoding annexin A13 isoform X2 yields MPTIVEYPDFDVVADIKAIRKACKGLGTDEEAIIEILANRSCFQRLQIKQAYFDKYDDELVEVLKKELSGSFEKAVIAMLDSPVVFAAKELRRAMKGAGTDEDVLVEILCTRTNEELRAVKEAYQELFERDLEEDIEGDTSGDVRNLLITLLQADRDEGYEVNEEQAVEDATELFEAGEGRFGTDESTFSFILAKRNYLQLQATFKVYEQLSGTDIKDAIKNEASGTLRDCYMTLVRCAKNLQLYYARRLNSAMKGAGTDEDTLIRIIVGRSEIDLETIKDMYSEKYDVPLRDALCSECGGDFKRLLLQILH; encoded by the exons ATG CCGACCATCGTGGAGTATCCTGACTTTGATGTCGTTGCTGACATTAAGGCGATCCGCAAAGCCTGCAAAGGGCTGG GCACCGATGAGGAGGCCATTATCGAGATCTTGGCAAACCGCTCTTGTTTCCAGCGGCTGCAGATTAAGCAGGCGTACTTTGACAAGTACGACGAT GAGCTGGTGGAGGTGCTGAAGAAGGAGCTGTCGGGCAGCTTTGAGAAAGCGGTCATTGCCATGCTGGACTCGCCCGTCGTCTTCGCTGCCAAGGAGCTGAGGAGGGCCATGAAGGGCGCTGGCACGGACGAGGACGTGCTGGTGGAGATTCTCTGCACCCGAACCAATGAG GAGCTAAGAGCTGTGAAGGAGGCCTACCAAGAGT TGTTCGAGCGCGACCTAGAGGAGGACATTGAGGGTGACACCAGTGGCGACGTGAGGAACCTGCTCATCACCCTCTTGCAG GCTGACCGGGATGAAGGCTATGAAGTGAACGAGGAGCAGGCTGTAGAAGATGCCACTGAGCTGTTTGAG GCAGGAGAGGGCCGCTTTGGCACAGATGAGTCAACCTTCAGCTTCATTCTGGCCAAGAGGAACTACCTGCAGCTGCAGGCCACCTTCAAGGTGTACGAGCAG CTCTCGGGGACGGACATCAAGGATGCCATTAAGAATGAAGCTTCAGGAACCCTAAGAGACTGCTACATGACTCTGG TCAGGTGTGCCAAGAACCTGCAGCTGTACTACGCACGCCGCCTGAACAGTGCCATGAAGGGGGCGGGCACCGACGAAGACACGCTGATCCGCATCATCGTGGGCCGCTCCGAG ATCGACCTGGAGACCATTAAGGACATGTACTCGGAGAAGTACGACGTGCCGCTGAGGGACGCTCTGTGCTCGGAGTGCGGTGGCGACTTCAAGAGGCTCCTGCTGCAGATCCTGCACTGA